The nucleotide sequence GGTGGCACCCTCCGGAATCGTGATCGCCGCGGGAGCCTCGTCACCGCTTTCCCCGTCGCCTCCACTGCCGTCACCGCCGTCGCTCCCGCCGAGACAGCCCCCCAACGACACGGCGAGTGCGCCCGTTCCCGCGAATAAGAACCGTCGACGACGGACCGCCCGGGGGTTCGTCCGTCGCTCGTCGTCGACCGGCTGTTCGTCGTGCATACCCGACAGTACGGGACCGGCGGCAAAAGGACATCGGGCCTTCCCACGGACTGAGAGCCACCGAAACGCCGGACGAGATGCCGAGAATCCGCCGCAGTCGTTCGATTAGATCCGGTGAGAGAGAGGGGGTCGCACAGATTTATCATCCGGTGTTCGAATAATAAGGACGAATATGAGCGACGGAGACGGCGATGGAGAACTCGAAGCGCGCCTGGTGGAACAGGAAACGTTCGAGCCGAGCGAGGAGTTCGTCGAGCAGGCGAACGTCTCCGACGAGTCGATCTACGAGGAGTTCGAGGAGAACTGGCCGAACTCGTGGACCCGCGCGGCGGACTTGCTCGACTGGGACACCGAGTACAGCGAGGTCCTCGACGATTCCGAGGGGCCGTTCTACGAGTGGTTCGCCGACGGCACGCTGAACGCCTCGTACAACTGCGTCGACCGCCACGTCGAGAACGGCGACAAGAACCGCGTCGCGATCAAGTGGGAGGGCGAACACGGCGAGACGCGGACCTACACGTATCAGGACCTGTATCGGGAGGTCAACGAGTTCGCCGCGAGCCTCCGCGAGCTCGGCGTCGAAGAGGACGACGTCGTCACCCTGTATATGCCGATGGTGCCGGAGCTCCCCATCGCGATGCTCGCGTGCGCCCGGATCGGCGCGCCGCACTCGGTCGTGTTCGCGGGCTTCTCCGCGGACGCGCTCGCGACGCGGATGAACTCCGCGGACTCCCGGTATCTGATCACCTGCGACGGGTACTACCGCCGCGGCGACCCGCTCGACCACCTTCAGAAAGCGAACGAGGGGCTCGGCGGCGTCGACCACGGCGTGGACGCGACGGTCGTCGTCGACCGACTCGGCGACGACGGCTTCGGCCACGGCCTGAAGGGCAACCAGCACGACTGGGACGACCTGCTCGCCGACCATCAGGGCGAGCGCGTCGCCCCCGTCGAACGCGACGCCGAAGATATGCTCTTCTTGATGTACACGTCGGGGACGACCGGCGAGCCGAAGGGCGTCAAACACACGACGGGGGGGTACCTCGCCTACACGACGTGGACCTCACACGCCGTGCTCGATCTGAAGCCCGAGGACACCTACTGGTGTGCGGCCGACATCGGGTGGATCACGGGCCACTCCTACATCGTCTACGGACCGCTGTCGCTCGGAACGACGACCGTGATGTACGAGGGGACGCCGGATTA is from Halobellus sp. LT62 and encodes:
- the acs gene encoding acetate--CoA ligase, coding for MSDGDGDGELEARLVEQETFEPSEEFVEQANVSDESIYEEFEENWPNSWTRAADLLDWDTEYSEVLDDSEGPFYEWFADGTLNASYNCVDRHVENGDKNRVAIKWEGEHGETRTYTYQDLYREVNEFAASLRELGVEEDDVVTLYMPMVPELPIAMLACARIGAPHSVVFAGFSADALATRMNSADSRYLITCDGYYRRGDPLDHLQKANEGLGGVDHGVDATVVVDRLGDDGFGHGLKGNQHDWDDLLADHQGERVAPVERDAEDMLFLMYTSGTTGEPKGVKHTTGGYLAYTTWTSHAVLDLKPEDTYWCAADIGWITGHSYIVYGPLSLGTTTVMYEGTPDYPERDRLWELVEKYAVDVFYTAPTAIRAFMKWGSQFPEEHDLSSLRLLGTVGEPINPRAWKWYYKHIGDEECPIVDTWWQTETGGMMVTTLPGVGTMKPGSAGPPLPGIDARVVDTKGEEVDAGRAGYLTVNKPWPGMLRTLYNNDERFIEEYWAEYSDPDADEWVYFPEDGAKIDDDGYITILGRVDDVLNVSGHRLGTMEIESAIVGVEGVAEAAVVGGDHEVKGEAVYAYVILEDGYDGSDEMRERIVEGVEDAIGPIARPEQVVFTPELPKTRSGKIMRRLLEEIANDEELGDTTTLRNPDIVTEIQQKVQ